Proteins encoded by one window of Arachis hypogaea cultivar Tifrunner chromosome 1, arahy.Tifrunner.gnm2.J5K5, whole genome shotgun sequence:
- the LOC112703141 gene encoding prefoldin subunit 3 — protein sequence MASSSSASGTAVTERRGIPGAQFVEDVQTYLNQSGLDVNSALAFLQERLQQYKLVEMKLLAQQRDLQAKIPDIEKCLDVVGTLHAKKGTGEALLADFEVSEGIYSRARIEETDSVCLWLGANVMLEYSLEEATALLQKNLENARASLEVLITDLEFLRDQVTVTQVTIARVYNWDVHQRRIQQAIATPTSE from the exons ATGGCGTCTTCATCATCAGCGTCGGGAACGGCGGTTACGGAGCGGAGAGGGATTCCGGGTGCTCAGTTCGTTGAAGATGTTCAAACTTATCTCAATCAATCTGGTCTTGATGTCAACTCTGCCCTCGCTTTCCTTCAAGAAAG GCTTCAGCAATACAAGTTAGTTGAAATGAAGCTTCTTGCTCAGCAGAGGGATCTTCAG GCAAAGATACCAGATATTGAGAAGTGCTTAGATGTTGTTGGCACATTGCATGCTAAGAAGGGTACTGGTGAG GCACTTCTTGCTGATTTTGAAGTGTCAGAAGGAATATATTCGCGAGCTCGCATAGAGGAAACTGACTCAGTCTGTTTGTGGCTGGGAGCAAATGTTATGTTGGAATATTCATTGGAAGAG GCTACTGCTCTGTTACAGAAAAACCTGGAAAATGCTAGAGCTAGTTTAGAAGTTCTGATTACTGATCTGGAGTTCTTGAGGGACCAAGTTACAGTAACTCAG GTTACAATTGCTCGCGTGTATAATTGGGATGTTCATCAACGGAGAATCCAACAAGCTATTGCCACGCCTACTTCAGAATAG